One Deinobacterium chartae genomic window carries:
- a CDS encoding UvrD-helicase domain-containing protein: MSTVMTFTEAQRAAIEAPESVAISAGAGSGKTRVLAERVLARLAGGTDPASVLAVTFTEAAAAELRERITRTVEREADLAPTRWARTLARLPLMQVSTLHALCGRIAREHPVESGASLGFSVLDEVQTRAWLEAHLSVVLAELDLQTLLDVPSTLRMDALREMLADEDAATAALEVSAQRAAEDPEIRRARAWAAHLEDWQAAHATLAAQAGPEEDPLEALRRNVLQLLGPYSPTGGIPAPAALRALARSLEIYNGRLGHGWKAEAKGRVHAALKALRVRVSNPALLEGGTQDRALLALRTVFEHVRRRCAALRAEQDVATFGDLERLADRALAHPQVRAHYHARWTTVLVDEFQDTNPVQWRILQALLGEDTNVTVVGDEKQSIYAFRRADVTLFHAARDNVAARGGRLIQMTRSFRTHHDLVGTLNRYFQSAMSGPAPDRPTHARFEPLEAARLPNPSPHDPCVELHVLLGDSTPTLRAAEARHLATRLQALHSARRTVYDRATGQVRALRWSDVAILLRVRSDMKTYEEALAQAGIPFVVHGGRGLFERPEVQDQIQLLRTLADPHADLPLAAVLRSPYLHLTDQELLDTARLRQEGDSLWDALQRNPQARMVEAARWLRALRDSAATLSAAQVLTEADRRMPLPAVHAALPDGERRVANLTRFRALLRAWAAEGTTDVTGVAAHLEELLRHGAQEAEAVSSATDAVNLMTVHGSKGLEFPVVILADALRQGGGPPPAVLFDPQLGAALRSDPKTPEWETLEAQQAEREAGEAERVLYVAFTRAADLLILSAPCRNSPQALKQLQAFSAHLPEEHVSRTYLSPALIPAPVPLGPKRDRRVTTKVGPDGGPVLPDTLPVTSVAVYLTCPREFEYSYVSGHAPLATLWQALEEAEAANPERRAAGRQVGDAVHRALEHGWSETEIRTQLAYLSLPDLDTTVRLCNSLRHPAYAALHGRTPRREIPVTIDFEGLHLEGVVDAYYEDEAQVLDYKTDRHVDPEHHLPQLALYAHRLGARSAALAYLRHDRLHIFGPEDLERGLQRVRAAAQAMQAKDFRPHPGTRCPRCPFRGICDAAPEVP, translated from the coding sequence GTGAGTACCGTGATGACCTTCACCGAGGCGCAGCGGGCTGCCATCGAAGCTCCCGAATCGGTCGCAATCTCGGCCGGGGCCGGTAGCGGCAAGACCCGCGTCCTGGCCGAGCGGGTCTTGGCCCGTCTCGCGGGTGGCACTGACCCGGCCAGCGTGCTGGCCGTCACCTTTACCGAAGCCGCAGCGGCCGAACTGCGCGAGCGCATCACCCGCACGGTGGAGCGGGAAGCGGACCTGGCGCCCACACGCTGGGCGCGCACCCTCGCGCGCCTACCGCTGATGCAGGTCAGCACCCTACACGCACTGTGCGGGCGCATTGCACGTGAGCACCCGGTTGAAAGCGGCGCCAGTCTGGGTTTCAGTGTGCTCGACGAGGTACAGACCCGGGCATGGCTGGAAGCGCACCTAAGTGTGGTACTGGCCGAACTGGACCTGCAGACCCTGCTCGATGTCCCCTCTACGCTGCGCATGGACGCGCTGCGCGAGATGCTTGCAGACGAGGACGCGGCTACTGCTGCCCTGGAAGTCAGTGCGCAACGCGCCGCAGAGGACCCGGAGATACGCCGTGCGCGCGCCTGGGCCGCCCACCTCGAGGACTGGCAGGCTGCGCACGCTACACTGGCTGCGCAGGCAGGTCCAGAGGAGGACCCGCTCGAGGCGTTGCGACGCAACGTGCTGCAACTTCTCGGGCCATACAGCCCTACGGGGGGCATACCTGCCCCAGCCGCACTCCGCGCCCTGGCCCGGAGCCTCGAGATTTACAACGGGCGATTGGGGCACGGCTGGAAAGCCGAGGCAAAGGGCCGGGTGCACGCGGCCCTCAAGGCACTGCGCGTACGTGTGTCTAATCCTGCACTGCTCGAGGGTGGGACACAGGACCGCGCACTGCTCGCCCTGCGAACCGTCTTCGAGCATGTGCGCCGGCGCTGCGCTGCGCTGCGTGCCGAACAAGACGTTGCCACCTTCGGCGACCTCGAGCGCCTCGCCGACCGTGCCCTGGCACACCCGCAGGTGCGCGCTCACTACCACGCCCGCTGGACCACCGTGCTGGTCGACGAGTTCCAGGACACCAACCCGGTACAGTGGCGCATCCTGCAAGCCCTGTTGGGCGAAGATACCAACGTCACGGTGGTAGGCGACGAGAAGCAGAGCATCTATGCCTTCCGCCGCGCCGACGTCACGTTGTTCCACGCAGCACGCGATAACGTTGCTGCGCGTGGTGGGCGCCTGATCCAGATGACCCGCTCGTTCCGCACGCACCACGACCTGGTTGGAACGCTCAACCGCTATTTCCAAAGCGCCATGTCCGGTCCCGCCCCCGACCGCCCCACACATGCCCGCTTCGAACCGCTCGAGGCAGCCCGCCTGCCTAACCCCAGCCCGCATGACCCCTGCGTAGAGCTGCACGTTCTGCTTGGCGACAGCACCCCCACGCTGCGCGCTGCCGAAGCCCGCCACCTCGCCACCCGGTTGCAGGCCCTGCATTCCGCTCGGCGCACGGTGTACGACCGTGCCACCGGACAAGTCCGCGCCCTGCGCTGGTCAGACGTTGCAATCCTGCTACGGGTACGCAGCGACATGAAAACTTACGAGGAGGCTCTCGCCCAAGCCGGAATTCCTTTTGTGGTGCACGGTGGGCGCGGCCTGTTCGAACGCCCCGAGGTGCAAGACCAGATACAGCTGCTGCGCACGCTGGCTGACCCACACGCTGACCTCCCACTGGCGGCAGTGCTGCGCAGCCCCTATCTCCACCTTACAGACCAGGAACTGCTCGATACCGCCCGGTTGCGCCAGGAGGGCGACAGCCTGTGGGACGCATTGCAGCGCAACCCGCAAGCACGCATGGTCGAGGCGGCGCGCTGGCTGCGCGCACTGCGCGACAGCGCTGCTACCCTCAGCGCCGCGCAGGTCCTCACCGAAGCCGACCGCCGTATGCCGCTGCCCGCCGTGCACGCAGCCCTCCCCGACGGCGAACGCCGCGTGGCCAATCTCACCCGCTTCCGCGCACTGTTACGCGCCTGGGCCGCCGAGGGTACCACTGACGTGACCGGTGTAGCCGCGCACCTCGAGGAGCTCCTCCGTCACGGCGCGCAGGAGGCCGAGGCGGTCAGCAGCGCTACGGACGCGGTGAACCTGATGACCGTGCACGGCAGCAAGGGCCTCGAGTTCCCGGTGGTAATACTTGCCGATGCACTGCGCCAGGGCGGCGGCCCGCCACCGGCAGTGCTGTTCGACCCACAGCTCGGTGCGGCGCTGCGCAGCGACCCCAAAACGCCCGAATGGGAAACTCTCGAGGCGCAGCAGGCCGAGCGTGAGGCCGGCGAGGCCGAGCGGGTGCTGTACGTTGCCTTCACCCGTGCGGCTGACCTGCTGATTCTCAGCGCACCCTGCCGGAACAGCCCACAGGCCCTGAAGCAACTGCAGGCCTTCAGCGCACATCTGCCCGAGGAACACGTCAGCCGCACGTACCTCTCCCCCGCCCTGATTCCCGCGCCGGTCCCGCTTGGCCCGAAGCGGGACCGGCGCGTCACGACCAAGGTCGGCCCGGACGGCGGCCCGGTGCTGCCCGACACGTTGCCGGTCACCAGCGTCGCAGTATATCTGACGTGTCCGCGCGAGTTCGAATACAGCTACGTCTCCGGGCACGCCCCACTGGCAACGCTATGGCAGGCCCTCGAGGAAGCCGAAGCCGCCAACCCCGAACGCCGCGCAGCCGGACGCCAAGTGGGCGACGCGGTTCACCGCGCCCTCGAACACGGCTGGAGCGAAACCGAAATTCGCACGCAACTCGCATACCTGTCACTCCCGGATCTGGATACCACCGTTCGGCTGTGCAACAGCTTGCGGCACCCGGCGTACGCCGCGCTGCACGGCCGTACCCCGCGCCGCGAGATCCCGGTCACCATTGACTTCGAAGGCCTGCACCTCGAGGGCGTGGTGGACGCGTACTACGAGGACGAGGCACAGGTGCTCGACTACAAGACCGACCGTCATGTCGACCCGGAGCATCACCTGCCCCAGTTGGCTTTGTATGCGCACCGTCTGGGGGCACGCTCGGCTGCACTGGCCTACCTGCGCCACGACCGGTTGCACATCTTTGGGCCCGAGGATCTCGAACGCGGCCTGCAGCGAGTACGTGCCGCCGCACAAGCGATGCAGGCCAAGGATTTTCGTCCGCACCCGGGGACGCGTTGCCCCCGTTGCCCTTTCCGCGGCATCTGCGATGCCGCTCCGGAGGTGCCATGA
- a CDS encoding ADP-ribosylglycohydrolase family protein, producing MQRNEHVLLSLAAADALGAATEMQWAADIERRYGLIHTYQPGSPFGFEPGEATDDTQMTVATLIGYARAEDPQGVLSALLDWVDAYPPDVGNLTRQALRHRSLLGAFHAWAATGRDNAGNGGLMRVAAAFIAGFRGDALLAEAARITALTHIDPRCIYASVFLCALLEELEAHPAGAYTVVGERALARTHNFEPLPTLAGSLPPGEEASYARRLPNALMQVEHSVTLGLAGTVHSQSGYVLDTLQAAVAHARGTDWLACVQPAVMWGHDSDTVACVVGAIVGARGLEVPAHLLPDLRLGHTWRDWHRSWPFVTFTADLARDAAVGVARRADIVR from the coding sequence ATGCAACGCAACGAACACGTCCTGCTCTCACTTGCCGCCGCTGACGCGTTGGGAGCTGCCACCGAAATGCAGTGGGCAGCCGACATCGAGCGGCGTTACGGCCTCATCCACACCTACCAGCCGGGCTCGCCCTTCGGCTTCGAGCCTGGCGAGGCCACCGATGACACCCAGATGACCGTCGCAACGCTGATTGGTTATGCCCGCGCCGAAGACCCGCAGGGTGTGCTCAGCGCGCTGCTCGACTGGGTAGACGCCTACCCCCCCGATGTAGGCAACCTCACCCGTCAGGCCCTGCGGCACCGCAGCCTGCTCGGCGCCTTTCACGCCTGGGCTGCCACCGGTCGGGACAACGCTGGCAACGGTGGGCTGATGCGGGTCGCAGCTGCCTTTATCGCCGGCTTTCGCGGCGATGCACTGCTAGCGGAAGCCGCTCGCATCACCGCGCTCACGCACATCGATCCGCGCTGCATTTATGCGAGCGTGTTCCTGTGCGCACTGCTCGAGGAACTCGAGGCCCACCCTGCCGGAGCGTATACAGTCGTGGGCGAACGCGCCCTGGCACGTACCCATAACTTCGAACCGCTGCCAACTCTCGCAGGCAGCCTGCCCCCCGGTGAGGAAGCGTCCTACGCCCGCCGCCTGCCTAACGCCCTCATGCAGGTGGAGCACAGCGTTACCTTAGGCCTGGCAGGCACTGTGCATTCACAGAGCGGCTATGTGCTTGATACGCTGCAAGCGGCCGTCGCACACGCGCGCGGCACGGACTGGCTGGCCTGCGTGCAGCCTGCGGTGATGTGGGGGCATGACAGCGACACGGTTGCATGCGTAGTCGGTGCCATCGTTGGTGCGCGCGGCCTCGAGGTGCCTGCGCACCTGCTACCGGATCTACGGCTGGGCCACACCTGGCGCGACTGGCACCGCTCTTGGCCGTTTGTGACCTTCACCGCTGACCTGGCACGCGACGCAGCTGTTGGTGTAGCGCGGCGGGCAGACATAGTGCGGTAA
- a CDS encoding AAA family ATPase codes for MNLPDTVFVQYRLTRDAYARLPEEAAADLERCREQLGWFEDQAGTLLSPPQPVPMPAPGERGSRTPLALPDLPGTSAVVRTLEGQLRQLVIPQLVALDLSNASGRGPDLLALQAALLSGEHGEPLYLHRTPAALAALARAGRARGDTVDVLGCRYFLEGETFRTAAAWGVYRRHARQGKVRALRWAEHRLERSADGWQHTVRILAEFDSDRTAEAVTAPLGSRELREPTTALLDFRERKRAWGTAPDESYEPYLPTRLGLTLLEGLLPQPVTAPAPQKSSVPKVLTADPSPTKAVVPNPDPAPVAAKKTVSANSAQPERPASAVSASVMHTSPAPADPLEEGVAFVQQHMAVDAEVVRRVLQYLEAGQNVLLVGAPGCGKTRLATLVARWRGGTVPRFTRSAEEAQGEYRCVGSAACHPERCTQHVACFAGEADNVSFVTADARWTSADLVGGLRVRPGRGLEYVWEPGVITRAARAHALSEQCHGRPRDLVIDEINRAPIEQALGPLFTLLEPAYRARVPLVHEDDGGREEYLPESFRVIATMNDADSHALFSLGAALRRRFALVRLHPPAHERTWLATHIPAPILQALYAFVGEGTAGVRARYALGTAYLLEAATLAQRGVPLDTAVADRIVPALSGAGPEDLEAWAQRAGELGWTAARGALEEMAALGRL; via the coding sequence ATGAATCTGCCAGATACCGTGTTCGTCCAGTACCGCCTGACCCGTGATGCTTACGCCCGACTGCCAGAGGAGGCCGCTGCGGACCTCGAGCGCTGCCGCGAGCAGCTCGGCTGGTTCGAAGATCAAGCGGGCACGCTGCTGAGCCCGCCACAGCCGGTCCCGATGCCCGCTCCGGGCGAGCGCGGATCCCGAACGCCGCTCGCGCTGCCCGACCTGCCCGGCACATCTGCAGTGGTCCGCACCCTCGAGGGGCAGTTGCGGCAGCTCGTAATCCCGCAGTTGGTTGCGTTGGACCTCAGCAATGCGTCGGGGCGCGGGCCGGACCTGCTGGCCCTACAAGCCGCGCTGCTGAGCGGCGAGCACGGCGAGCCGCTCTACTTGCACCGTACGCCGGCTGCCCTCGCCGCCCTCGCTCGAGCGGGCCGCGCGCGCGGGGACACGGTGGACGTGCTCGGCTGCCGTTATTTTCTCGAAGGAGAAACTTTCCGGACCGCCGCAGCCTGGGGAGTGTATCGCCGTCACGCCCGTCAGGGCAAAGTGCGCGCACTGCGGTGGGCCGAACATCGCCTCGAGCGAAGCGCAGATGGCTGGCAGCACACGGTGCGGATATTGGCCGAGTTCGATTCGGACCGAACCGCTGAGGCGGTCACCGCACCGCTGGGCAGCCGTGAGCTGCGCGAACCGACTACCGCACTACTCGACTTCCGGGAGCGCAAACGCGCCTGGGGCACAGCCCCCGATGAGAGCTACGAGCCGTACCTGCCAACCCGGCTAGGCCTGACACTGCTCGAGGGCCTGCTGCCGCAGCCGGTCACCGCGCCCGCACCGCAGAAATCCAGCGTGCCAAAGGTCCTCACCGCAGATCCATCCCCAACGAAAGCCGTGGTGCCCAATCCGGATCCGGCCCCGGTCGCTGCGAAAAAAACCGTTTCTGCCAACTCTGCGCAGCCCGAACGCCCCGCATCAGCGGTATCCGCATCGGTGATGCACACATCACCGGCACCCGCCGATCCGCTCGAGGAGGGGGTGGCTTTCGTACAGCAACACATGGCGGTAGACGCCGAGGTGGTGCGACGCGTGCTGCAGTACCTCGAAGCCGGGCAGAACGTGCTGCTCGTGGGCGCTCCTGGCTGTGGCAAGACGCGCCTTGCAACCCTGGTGGCTCGCTGGCGTGGCGGAACGGTCCCCCGCTTTACCCGTTCGGCCGAGGAAGCGCAGGGAGAGTACCGCTGTGTGGGCTCGGCCGCATGTCATCCGGAGCGCTGCACGCAACACGTAGCGTGTTTTGCGGGCGAGGCGGACAACGTGTCGTTCGTGACCGCCGATGCCCGCTGGACCAGTGCGGACTTGGTAGGCGGGCTGCGGGTGCGGCCCGGTCGGGGCCTGGAGTACGTCTGGGAGCCAGGCGTGATAACGCGCGCGGCTCGCGCACACGCATTGAGCGAGCAGTGTCATGGGCGTCCGCGTGATCTGGTGATCGATGAGATCAACCGGGCACCGATCGAACAGGCGCTGGGACCACTCTTCACCTTGCTCGAACCAGCGTACCGCGCTCGTGTACCGCTGGTACACGAGGACGACGGGGGCCGCGAGGAATACCTGCCGGAGAGCTTCCGGGTGATTGCAACCATGAACGATGCAGACTCACACGCACTGTTTTCACTGGGGGCCGCACTGCGCCGCCGCTTCGCGCTGGTTCGGCTGCATCCGCCTGCGCACGAGCGGACATGGCTGGCCACGCATATCCCAGCACCGATCCTGCAGGCACTGTACGCCTTCGTAGGTGAGGGAACGGCCGGCGTGCGCGCGCGGTACGCGCTTGGAACCGCTTACCTGCTCGAGGCGGCAACGCTCGCACAGCGCGGGGTGCCGCTGGACACGGCAGTGGCGGACCGCATCGTACCCGCCCTGAGTGGGGCAGGTCCCGAGGATCTCGAGGCGTGGGCACAGCGGGCAGGCGAGTTGGGCTGGACAGCGGCACGCGGCGCACTGGAAGAAATGGCCGCATTGGGTCGGCTGTGA
- a CDS encoding helix-turn-helix transcriptional regulator, with product MNLDSDLPKSERLIRLLETLQYAQASPRDLLRRLQLPEHKLRSVQRDLKLLIERGDVERLPDNTYRRVRHGRTRLNPAEALAVYSAARLLFHHAAEYNEHYLSALEKLASDLPEPARTIALRANRSYRERPNRNISRGVELAAQAWLSQRYLRCRYQRPGKRPLDLELAIYFVEIGAQNRAAYAIGVNRAYPGSGIRVYKIGRMRDLTILPDAYTIPEDFDALQYLSGAWGIMTGPPIRVVLEFSANVAERVYEERLGCLVEPPHTLEDGRVRLTLEVGGWLELVPWVLGWGQSVEVKAPQELRAYVADQVRGAAGLYAQELHPAGAV from the coding sequence ATGAATCTAGATTCCGACCTGCCCAAGAGCGAACGCCTGATCCGGTTGCTCGAGACGCTACAGTACGCACAGGCCTCACCGCGTGACCTGCTGCGCCGCCTGCAACTGCCCGAGCACAAACTGCGCAGCGTACAGCGCGACCTGAAGCTTTTGATCGAGCGCGGCGACGTCGAACGCCTGCCGGACAACACCTACCGCCGCGTACGCCACGGTCGCACCCGGCTCAACCCGGCCGAGGCCCTGGCCGTGTACTCGGCCGCCCGACTGCTCTTCCATCACGCGGCCGAGTACAACGAGCACTACCTCAGCGCCCTCGAGAAGCTTGCCAGCGACCTACCCGAACCGGCCCGTACCATCGCACTGCGGGCCAACCGCAGCTACCGCGAGCGGCCCAACCGCAACATTTCCCGAGGTGTTGAGCTCGCAGCACAGGCATGGCTCTCGCAGCGCTACTTGCGCTGCCGTTACCAGCGACCGGGAAAACGCCCGCTCGACCTCGAGTTGGCCATCTACTTCGTGGAGATCGGCGCGCAGAACCGCGCAGCGTACGCGATCGGTGTGAACCGCGCATACCCGGGCAGCGGCATCCGGGTGTACAAGATTGGCCGCATGCGCGATCTCACCATCCTGCCCGACGCGTACACGATCCCCGAGGACTTCGACGCACTGCAGTACCTGTCCGGCGCCTGGGGCATCATGACCGGCCCGCCCATTCGGGTGGTGCTCGAGTTCAGCGCGAACGTCGCTGAACGGGTGTACGAGGAACGCCTGGGCTGCCTGGTGGAGCCGCCGCACACCCTCGAGGACGGCCGGGTACGCCTGACCCTCGAGGTGGGCGGGTGGCTGGAGCTCGTGCCCTGGGTGCTCGGCTGGGGCCAGAGCGTCGAGGTGAAAGCCCCCCAGGAGCTGCGCGCTTACGTGGCCGACCAGGTGCGCGGGGCCGCCGGTCTTTACGCGCAGGAGCTGCACCCGGCCGGAGCGGTGTAA
- a CDS encoding PD-(D/E)XK nuclease family protein, which yields MNRLALTSPYPSALRDEAIRRASRHALLVIPNVQAGRSLRRAGQLSIHARTFTQLARQALQDTGWQPLRHSERDAAWYEALQDVSWRYLAPLQERSSTVESLRRLLDALWRANLEPAAVLNAAQGEREHDIAAAFAALDAHFRRTRRYDVACTEYYALRTAALTPRVLLAHGFGYLDATQVALLDRLAAPGSVITLPYEQGRFPWRQAERTLHDLTARGFCTETLNTIPANVGTRALRSYLEHNKQAPHAFLELPEVETEVRACLRWVRANLERGVHAAQIAVIVRDEHTYLPTLSDIAREYGLPLLSAARLPLTRTALGALLALWIRADRGGWRYPDTRAFLGHPLLALPDGLPEQGYTARRTRADGLDAWSPQLAWLALPQTESAHARLRHLERLLSDGGITARAARDPALNLALRALVDALKGLARRDDPLDAEAFRALLERTLTSTFIPALHGKGGVRVLNPLGAMGRSFEHLWLLGLSDTVFPMRRTDHPLLDAFSRTRWAQRGAPLPDAAQLSEIEEALFLNVIGTAHGELVLSRAQRDLAGRTLLPSPFLQRLGPAGNHPTEPPLGSALEHAQLQALAGQPDPQVLEAALIEELRDQGIPFTHHGQLEQPLSVDTYRWSPSQLHDLGACSYRWFARHLLALEEEGSGSPPEDRRLQGQLLHAALEGALADWDGTRDPDMLYARARVAFERCELRLRNHGELKPHPLWNLTRIELLRSVEQAVRSPSFLPEGWRPRHLELHLSTTIRLEGGNWTVYGVVDRVDDTPQGRAVTDYKRRRHLSRVAPTPGGPLELDLQLPLYLRALPATYGRYWSIERTETLAEAGAGVSRRGYDPQQHAQAVEAFLNNRARLLTSGVVTPLPDPRREACTFCGAAAVCRVRPGVSA from the coding sequence ATGAACCGGCTCGCCCTTACCTCTCCCTATCCCAGCGCGCTGCGGGACGAAGCCATCCGGCGAGCCTCACGGCATGCTCTGCTGGTTATTCCCAACGTGCAGGCCGGACGCTCGCTGCGCCGTGCCGGGCAGCTCAGCATTCACGCCCGTACTTTCACCCAACTGGCCCGCCAGGCACTTCAGGACACCGGCTGGCAACCGCTGCGTCACAGCGAGCGCGATGCGGCCTGGTACGAGGCGTTGCAAGACGTCTCCTGGCGTTACCTGGCTCCCCTGCAAGAGCGCAGCAGTACCGTTGAAAGCCTGCGCCGCCTGCTTGACGCGTTATGGCGGGCCAACCTTGAACCTGCCGCCGTCCTTAACGCTGCCCAAGGCGAGCGTGAGCACGATATCGCTGCTGCCTTTGCCGCACTTGATGCTCACTTTCGCCGCACCCGGCGCTACGATGTCGCTTGCACCGAATACTACGCGCTGCGCACCGCGGCGCTCACTCCCCGGGTCCTACTCGCACACGGCTTCGGTTACCTTGACGCCACCCAGGTCGCACTGCTTGACCGCCTCGCCGCTCCCGGATCAGTCATCACCCTACCCTACGAACAGGGTCGTTTCCCCTGGCGCCAGGCCGAACGCACCTTGCACGACCTCACCGCGCGTGGATTTTGCACCGAAACCCTGAACACCATACCGGCCAATGTTGGCACCCGCGCACTGCGCAGCTACCTTGAGCACAACAAGCAGGCTCCACACGCCTTCTTGGAACTGCCCGAGGTGGAGACCGAAGTGCGCGCCTGCCTGCGCTGGGTCCGTGCAAACCTCGAGCGTGGCGTGCACGCCGCCCAGATCGCGGTGATCGTCCGTGACGAGCACACCTACCTTCCTACCCTCAGCGACATCGCACGCGAGTACGGCCTGCCGCTGCTCAGCGCCGCCCGGCTACCCCTCACGCGCACCGCGCTCGGAGCCCTGCTCGCCCTGTGGATCCGCGCCGATCGTGGTGGGTGGCGTTATCCGGATACCCGTGCGTTCCTGGGACATCCGCTGCTCGCTCTGCCCGACGGTCTCCCCGAACAGGGATACACAGCACGCCGTACGCGCGCCGATGGCCTGGATGCCTGGTCTCCCCAGCTCGCCTGGCTCGCGCTGCCCCAGACCGAAAGCGCCCATGCACGCCTGCGTCACCTCGAACGCCTGCTCAGCGACGGCGGCATCACTGCACGCGCCGCACGCGACCCTGCGCTCAACCTCGCACTACGCGCACTGGTCGATGCCCTAAAGGGCCTCGCCCGCCGCGACGACCCGTTGGACGCCGAAGCTTTCCGTGCGTTGCTCGAACGCACCCTGACCAGCACCTTTATTCCGGCGCTGCACGGCAAGGGCGGCGTGCGCGTCCTCAACCCGCTCGGCGCGATGGGACGCAGCTTTGAGCACCTGTGGCTGCTAGGGCTGTCAGACACGGTTTTTCCTATGCGCCGTACCGACCACCCCCTGCTTGACGCCTTCTCCCGCACTCGCTGGGCGCAGCGCGGCGCTCCCCTACCCGATGCCGCGCAGCTCTCCGAAATCGAAGAGGCTCTGTTCCTGAACGTAATCGGCACTGCACATGGCGAACTTGTGCTGAGCCGCGCACAGCGTGACCTGGCAGGGCGCACGTTGCTCCCCAGCCCGTTCCTGCAGCGCCTGGGTCCAGCGGGCAACCACCCCACGGAACCGCCGCTAGGCTCCGCACTCGAACACGCCCAACTTCAAGCCCTCGCCGGGCAGCCCGACCCACAGGTCCTCGAGGCGGCGCTGATCGAAGAGTTGCGCGATCAGGGCATACCCTTCACACATCACGGCCAACTGGAGCAACCGCTGTCGGTTGACACGTACCGCTGGAGTCCTTCACAACTGCACGATCTGGGAGCTTGCAGTTACCGCTGGTTCGCGCGACACCTGCTCGCTCTCGAGGAGGAGGGCTCAGGCAGCCCTCCCGAGGACCGTCGCCTGCAGGGCCAATTGCTGCACGCCGCCCTCGAGGGGGCTCTGGCCGACTGGGACGGCACGCGTGACCCCGATATGCTATACGCCCGCGCTCGCGTCGCCTTCGAACGCTGCGAACTACGGCTACGCAACCATGGCGAGCTGAAACCGCACCCGCTGTGGAACCTCACGCGCATCGAACTGCTGCGCAGTGTCGAACAGGCCGTGCGCAGCCCGTCGTTCCTTCCCGAGGGCTGGCGACCGCGCCACCTCGAGCTGCACCTGTCTACCACCATCCGCCTCGAGGGCGGCAACTGGACCGTGTACGGAGTGGTCGACCGCGTCGATGACACGCCGCAGGGTCGTGCCGTTACCGACTACAAGCGCCGCCGCCACCTCTCGCGGGTAGCGCCTACGCCCGGCGGGCCGCTCGAGCTGGACCTGCAACTCCCACTGTACCTGCGCGCCCTGCCAGCCACATACGGCCGTTATTGGAGCATCGAGCGCACCGAGACGCTGGCCGAGGCTGGCGCGGGGGTCTCCCGGCGCGGCTACGACCCACAGCAGCACGCCCAGGCGGTCGAGGCATTCTTAAACAACCGCGCGCGGTTGCTGACGAGCGGCGTGGTTACACCGCTCCCGGACCCGCGACGCGAAGCCTGTACCTTCTGCGGTGCCGCAGCGGTATGTCGGGTGCGACCGGGGGTGAGCGCGTGA